From the Argentina anserina chromosome 3, drPotAnse1.1, whole genome shotgun sequence genome, the window GTTCAGCTCGAAATTCAGAAAATGGGCAAACTAGTAATTGTTTCTCCCTGGACCATGCTTACCATCAAGAGCTGTACAATTTTGTCAAGCAGCAAGCAATGCGCATGGAGTGTGTGGCACCAATTAAACAGGGATCATTCCATGTCAATTTCCCGGATTCCACCcctgatgatgaagagattgcTAAAACCATAGAGGCTGAGTTCCACAAGTATGGAAACCAGAGCAGCCTCACCAAGTCACCAAGCGGCCTAAGATTTAACCGATCTTGAATAGTTCCATTTGTTAACCTGTATGGTGGTTATTAGTATCTTAGCCTACATGACAGTGTCAACATTTCTATGAGACCTGAATGTTGTTGTCATGTTAAATCTGTGTAATAGTGCATGCTTGCATCAGCTCGATGCACCTTTATGACAAGCTAATCCGGTGTCGTCTGCAGTTCTGCAGTACCACCGATTATAATTTTTCTTCCATGTGTACTTTGTACGTAGGAAACACTAATCTATGTCTAATTTTTTCTAGAAAGCTAAATCCGACTTCTGTATTACAGCTGAATCAattgaaataattttgtttaacAATAGACCAAGACAACATCGTACGTCATAGAGTTGGTTAGATGGATTCGTGTCTGGAATGCTAGGTTTAGTCCTCCCAAACAGTATAGATACCGGTACTGCATGAGTCTGAATTGACCGCATTAATATTCATTTTCTCTACAGAGCCTTGCCAACAAGTTTCTGAGTGATCACCGTCACATCACGATTTAGGTCTCTAAATTTTAAGAACCACTTTGTGATGATATGATAACATAGCATGGTCTTGAGAAAGCGGAAGAAGCAACTCAGTCTCATCTGATCTCGGCGTTCTTAAACGCCTTCGACGGCCTCGTTTGGACTTCTTCTCccacaatctcaacgaatatGTCATCGGTGACACGCGGTGCAGGCTTCCGATAAAATCTCTGCTACGATGCCGGCGAGTGTGCAAGTCATGGAGAGATATAATCTCGCGTTCTGGTTTCACTCACAAGCATGCTAGCTAGCTGCGCAGCTGACGTCTGTAGATTACAGCTCCTCCAGTTTGAGGGCAATGCCAGAGATCTTGATGTGAAGGTAAACAGAAAGCTTAACGTTGAAGAAGACTGTCTGACAGCAATATTGTGCGTTCTTGCAATGGCTTGATGTGTCTGCATGTCTCAACCAACCCCCTTAACCTTCTCTGATGGAACCCTTATACTGGAGCTACTAAGATGTTACCTGAGCTTGCATCTTATTCAGATCGTGAGATAATATATGCATTCGCTTATGATTTCGCCACCGAAGATTACAAGGTCGTAGTGGGAAGGGAATCTACATCGGAAGCAAGTTCCCGACCAAGGTCACCATTTTTACAGGGTAAACGTTCTCGTGGAGGATAATGGAAGGTCTTGAGCTTGTATGCTTGTCAGGGAACGGGAATAAGTAATCAAACTAGCATACTGAAGATGGAGCCGATGCCAACAAATAAGAATACATTGATATATTCACAGGTAGAAATTATATATCCAAAAGAAAGATGAAAGAGAATGCAAGGTATTCCCGCCCGCGTTCTCACACATATGCACACATGTACCCAACCCTTTTCCTAGCAAAGATCTTTCTTTTCTGCTGGGACCTTACAATTCGATCTAGTATCAAAAGCCATCTGGTAAACTTTTGAGGAAACAAGGGGGAGGATGAAACACTAACCTATATATGAGTAAACACAAGATTGGATTCGTTTCATCTCAACTGTTTGTAGCAACTGTAAGCAACACCCACCGACACAGCAGCACAAACAATTGCCAAAGCTGCATATGTATCTTCCCGCTCCCAGCTCTCTGACCACGTTGGCATAGAACAAAACTTTCGAGCGGATGCAGCTTTGCCCCTACGGGAATGTAGTTCGCTGCtgctccttttcttttcagatGTCGCATGTGTTGCCATCACATTCAAGTCAGGACTACTTACCCTATCAATTAACAAGGGGGTCTGGCAGCATGAAGAGCTTCCACTTCCATTTTCCTGGCAGCATCCCCCAATTTCATTTTGAGATCTGCATTGACCAGTATCCATCCCCCTTTCGTTTGTTTGTGTCAGCTCAGTTTTCTCCACATTTGTCTCGCCATTAAGATGGAACCTTAGTTCATGAGATTTCTTCTGTTGTTCTTCTGATAAACCCATTTGACCTCTGAATATCACACCATATAGTCTGTCAGTACGTGTCAAAGAATTTGATAACAAGTATGACAACCATAAACATGAAAAGTATAATTAACTCGATAAAAGAGACTATGTTCTCTTCCATTTTTCAGGAGTATTTGTGTGACAAATTTACATAGCTAATCACTTCGGTTAAGGTCAAAAGAGAAAGTATAGATTTATATGCCTAAGATCCAATTGTACAGTAAGCATATCAGTAGTCTGATTTAGAAGCATTAGAAAACCATTTCCATAGCTGCTTAGAAATTATGAGACAAAAGTGAAACTGAAATACACGGATTACCTCCACAGCCAGTCTACAATTTCTCCTCTCCCAATATGCTGCTCAAGCAATTGAGGTACATCTTCTGGAGCAACATATCCATACCTAAGTGAAATGAAATGATCAGATAGCGGATATGCCAGTACAGTAAGTAATAGAACTGGATAACAGTGAGAAGCCACTCAATATGAAAACAgcagaaaaggaaaaattatatgaattaGGAAACAAACTTCAATACCAGTGGCCAGTGACTTCTTTGTTGATTTTTGATCCAAATATAATAACGTTTCCTGCATACTTGTGCCCCCCAATGTGCGAACATGATCTAACAGACGCTTTACCTTGCAGACCATGCAACTCTATCTCTTCTCTAAATCTACTGATCAAGGGAGGTCCACAGACTCCACAACGGCGATCCCTGGACCCATGGGAACATACAAATACGTATAAACCCCTCAGAGTTTCAGGAGTTCCAGGCAGCCACTCACCTTCCTTCACAAGAACTTCTTCAACGAATGTGTCAACATCAAAATGTGTCAATCTCCTGCATTGTTTCCACCAAGTCTGTCAGTACTTAATAATTACTAGTGAATGGAAGTCAAGagaataatatataaagaaaTCCTAGTGTAGCAAGTATATGACCTGTATCTGATCATGTCgggaaaaattaaaacatcaCCATTTGAAGTCTCAGTTCCATCGTGCCCTTCACATATCGTTAAGCGAGTCTAGAACAGgaaagagatgaatcaataattgaaaatgAACTAGTATTAGCTTGAACTGAAACTATACAACCACTTCTGGAAAAGGcgtaaaaaggaaaaaaagctGAGTTATGACATGCTATTTCAAGTACAATGCATTGCATGGCAAATAAATACTCTGGCTATGTAACGTATATTCTACCAAACTTTCATAGATTCGTTCATAACCGTTTAAAATGCATATCAACAACTGCCCTTCAAAAGGATGTTCTTGCATCACTTCATATCTTCAGTATGATAGTCTTTTGAAAATAGTATCTAAACAAATATTCCAACCAGCTATCCTCATTATCATTATCGCAGAGATGATTGTCAAGCCaacattttgcaagagtaCACCATGTTATGGGAATTAACCAAGAACAACTaaagggaggaggaggaaattATATTCGAGTGATTTCATTGTGACATACTCTTATTTGACACCAATAAGAAATAATTacactaaacaatttctaCTCTGGTAAAAATCCCCAATTTTCCATAATATCTCGGAAACAAAACAGCAAAGTCTTCCTTCTATCCAAAGTAATATTCTTTCAATAGgttttcaaattcaaacacCGCAACCGAAACTAGAAAAGATGCATTTTCATAAATATAAAACACACCGTTCTTCAACAACCCTAAATCCAATCCCTCATGAATGAAGCTCAAATTTAGTCATTTCATACATCTTGCAACAGCCATTCAAAATAATAACCAAATACCTCAACACATCCCAATTACAAAACTACTCCAAAATGACACTCCCCTgaacaaaacataacaaacCCCTCTCCAccaaacaaaacataacaaatcCCTTCAAGTTCAAGTTAACACATACCAAATCACATGCTCCCATATCAGTCTTAGAACACAAGAAACCCACAAAGCATTCACCAAATGCATACGAAAACGACATTTCGCCTCAAAATCAATAACCTTTAAACCCCTAAAACACAAAACCAATCCACACACCCCATTCCCAAACCAAACACAACACTCAATCCACCCCAAAatatcaaaaatcaaaaccccCCACGCCATAAAAAGCTCACACCtttacaaaaccaaaacctcacaattccaaaatcaaaatcaaaaatcaaaactttgaATTCAAAAACCCTCAAGGAACTCAAAACCCTCACCTCCTTCCTCATATCACCTCTCCTGGCCACGACCGCCGCGTAGAGCAGCCTCGGCAGCCGATCAAACTCCGCCGCCTCAATCCTCGGCGGCCACACCCGCGGGTTCTTGTAGCACAAAAACACGTGC encodes:
- the LOC126786677 gene encoding uncharacterized protein LOC126786677, which encodes MATAARHRDDTSYSLPLFAAPSTSSSSSSPILISDPLADPNSHIAAAAGSTSASGSFQNEGLLSAEAEGGGDAEFGFGRGEFRTGQLAGTVEFYQRHVFLCYKNPRVWPPRIEAAEFDRLPRLLYAAVVARRGDMRKETRLTICEGHDGTETSNGDVLIFPDMIRYRRLTHFDVDTFVEEVLVKEGEWLPGTPETLRGLYVFVCSHGSRDRRCGVCGPPLISRFREEIELHGLQGKASVRSCSHIGGHKYAGNVIIFGSKINKEVTGHWYGYVAPEDVPQLLEQHIGRGEIVDWLWRGQMGLSEEQQKKSHELRFHLNGETNVEKTELTQTNERGMDTGQCRSQNEIGGCCQENGSGSSSCCQTPLLIDRVSSPDLNVMATHATSEKKRSSSELHSRRGKAASARKFCSMPTWSESWEREDTYAALAIVCAAVSVGVAYSCYKQLR